A stretch of the Rosa rugosa chromosome 5, drRosRugo1.1, whole genome shotgun sequence genome encodes the following:
- the LOC133709296 gene encoding large ribosomal RNA subunit accumulation protein YCED homolog 2, chloroplastic: MVFREMAEVANLVSARNIKLPGINPANPRSSKLVYSQSFRIKASSKRNDFSLINKKNSRRSVIRISTADGRWHGNWGCDYLLSLQDLRLGDLVEEDDGNKKDAQVSVNLSVHKHASFGFSVDGRILTSFTRKCSNCSSPYCRKIDTQFNVWVLSSSRDDNTIQLPEIGGDDPSVIYVKPGNEAELDSLVQDSIRLATSIKDTCSELCEKSYPTVQYIGGESRASIDKRWSRLLELKNLL, from the exons ATGGTTTTCAGAGAAATGGCAGAAGTTGCTAATTTGGTATCAGCAAGAAATATTAAGCTTCCTGGTATTAACCCAGCAAACCCCAGATCCTCCAAGTTGGTTTATTCTCAGAGTTTCAGAATCAAAGCTTCTTCAAAAAGAAACGACTTCTCTCTG ATTAACAAAAAGAACAGCAGGCGCAGTGTGATCAGAATATCAACAGCAGATGGGAGATGGCATGGGAATTGGGGTTGTGATTACCTTCTGTCCCTCCAAGACCTGCGTTTGGGAGATTTGGTCGAAGAAGATGATGGAAATAAAAAGGATGCACAAGTTTCAGTCAACCTCTCCGTCCACAAG CATGCTAGTTTTGGCTTCTCTGTTGATGGAAGGATCTTAACATCATTCACCAGAAAATGTAGCAACTGCTCCTCTCCATACTGCAGAAAG ATTGACACACAGTTTAATGTATGGGTTCTGTCATCAAGCAGAGATGACAACACAATTCAACTACCAGAAATCGGTGGCGACGATCCATCA GTGATCTATGTGAAGCCTGGAAATGAAGCGGAACTTGATTCACTGGTACAAGACTCAATACGGCTCGCCACCTCCATAAAG GATACTTGTTCAGAGCTATGTGAAAAATCTTATCCAACCGTGCAGT ATATTGGTGGAGAGAGCAGGGCTTCTATTGATAAAAGGTGGTCTAGACTCTTGGAGCTCAAGAATTTGCTGTAA
- the LOC133709294 gene encoding pentatricopeptide repeat-containing protein At5g57250, mitochondrial encodes MPKLSSTLFYTKPSRSLSSSSSSSPRNSLPKLPPLQTLLKRGFTPTLNSIIQFLLFLSHTRRFNTVIHFFSQMESNQIKGNSQTRSILTWALLKLHKYEDAAHFMRTQMVKASNFPRNRMWDTLIQGLCINQKDPDKALLVLRDCLRKYGTFPSSFTFCSLIYRFSSMGDMSKAIEVVELMTDEKINYPFNNFVCSSVISGFCKIGKPEIAVEFFENALKSGALQPNVVVYTALVGALCKLGRVSEVCDLVCKMEKEGLAFDVVFYSSWICGYISEGSLMEVFRKKRQMVDKGIRPDTVSYTILVDGFSKLGDVEKAIGFLKKMRKGGLEPSLITYTAIMLGFCEKGKLEEAFAIYKMVEDLEIEVDEFMYATLIHGFCMRGDLDGVFRLLDEMEKKGINPSIVTYNTVINGLCKFGRTAEAEKISKGISGDTITYSTLLHGYIEEENTSGILETKRRLEEAGVFMDVVMCNILIKALFMVGAFEDAYILYKGMPEKGLTANSITYCTMIDGYCKVGRIDEALEIFDEFGRTPLSSVACYNCIINWLCKQGMVDMATEVFIELNRKSLTLDDGICEMLLKATFKQKSATGVLNLVHRVENLRPGMYDVMSNVAISFLCKRGFHESAFEVYAVMRREGSVATRKTYYSILEGLINDGKEWLTLPLLNIFLKEYGLVEPKVSQILAYHMCLKDVNDAFCFLEKIKDRPTAITLPISLFKTLMKKGKVLVAYQLFMEAEDSVPVLDAFDYSHMVDGLCKGGYISEALDLCGFAKSKGITLNIIAYNSVINGLCHQGHLVDAFRLFDSLERINLVPSEITYATLIDSLRREGFLLDAKQLFESMVLKGFKPNTHVYNSIIDGFCKIGHMEDALKLLCELDMKSLRPDEFTVTIVINGFCQKGDMEGALNFFTEFKRNGTSPDFLGFLNLIRGLCSKGRMEEARSILREMLQSQSVLELINRVDVELETESLESLLVSLCEQGSIQEAVTVLNEIASMFFPVRSSSIDCHQSHKLQKHCDSEDPKTVTSKSVTSINADSGIQFSGLKKVEKVAKTCDVIGSRSQFHDFDYYYKQIASLCSIGELQKASELVKEIVSNLGKS; translated from the coding sequence ATGCCTAAGCTTTCCTCTACACTCTTCTACACCAAACCCAGCCGATCCTtgtcttcatcatcttcttcttctcctcgtAACAGTCTTCCAAAACTCCCACCTCTTCAAACTTTACTCAAACGTGGCTTCACTCCCACTCTCAATTCCATCATccaattccttctctttctttcacATACCCGCAGATTCAACACAGTCATCCACTTCTTCTCTCAAATGGAGTCGAACCAAATCAAAGGCAACTCCCAAACTCGCTCAATTCTCACATGGGCTCTCCTTAAACTGCACAAATATGAAGATGCAGCGCATTTCATGAGGACCCAGATGGTcaaagcttcaaattttccGAGGAATCGCATGTGGGACACTCTCATTCAAGGTCTCTGTATCAACCAGAAAGACCCAGATAAGGCTTTGTTGGTATTACGGGATTGCTTGAGAAAATATGGTacctttccttcttctttcaCTTTTTGCTCGTTAATTTATAGATTTAGCTCTATGGGGGATATGAGTAAGGCAATTGAGGTTGTGGAGTTGATGACAGATGAGAAAATCAACTACCCATTTAACAATTTTGTTTGTAGTTCagtgatttctgggttttgtaaAATTGGAAAGCCAGAAATTGCTGTTGAGTTTTTTGAGAATGCCCTAAAGTCTGGAGCTTTGCAGCCTAATGTTGTGGTATACACAGCACTTGTAGGTGCTCTTTGTAAATTAGGAAGAGTTAGTGAGGTTTGTGATTTAGTTTGTAAAATGGAGAAGGAAGGATTGGCATTCGATGTTGTTTTCTATAGTAGTTGGATTTGTGGTTATATTTCGGAAGGGAGTCTAATGGAGGTGTTTCGGAAGAAGAGACAGATGGTAGATAAAGGCATAAGACCAGATACAGTTAGCTATACTATACTCGTAGATGGGTTTTCGAAGCTTGGAGATGTGGAAAAGGCAATTGGCTTTTTGAAAAAGATGAGGAAAGGTGGGCTAGAACCCAGTTTGATTACTTATACCGCCATCATGTTGGGATTCTGCGAGAAAGGAAAACTGGAGGAGGCATTTGCTATTTACAAGATGGTCGAAGATTTGGAAATTGAAGTTGATGAATTTATGTATGCTACTTTAATTCACGGGTTTTGTATGAGAGGGGATCTTGATGGTGTTTTTCGTCTGCTAGATGAAATGGAAAAGAAGGGGATTAATCCAAGCATTGTTACATATAATACGGTAATTAATGGATTATGCAAATTTGGGAGGACTGCGGAGGCTGAGAAGATCTCAAAGGGCATATCTGGAGATACCATTACATATAGTACATTGCTACATGGGTATATTGAGGAAGAAAATACCTCTGGGATTTTGGAAACCAAGAGGAGATTGGAGGAAGCTGGAGTCTTTATGGATGTTGTTATGTGTAATATACTTATTAAAGCGCTATTCATGGTGGGGGCATTTGAGGATGCTTACATACTGTACAAGGGAATGCCAGAGAAGGGTTTGACTGCAAATTCCATTACATACTGTACAATGATTGATGGGTACTGTAAAGTTGGTAGAATTGATGAGGCACTTGAGATATTTGATGAGTTCGGAAGGACACCACTTTCCTCAGTTGCATGTTATAATTGTATAATAAATTGGCTCTGTAAGCAGGGCATGGTAGATATGGCCACGGAGGTGTTTATTGAACTTAATCGGAAAAGCTTAACTTTGGATGATGGTATCTGCGAAATGCTTTTGAAGGCAACTTTTAAACAAAAAAGTGCAACTGGAGTTTTAAATTTGGTTCACAGAGTGGAAAATTTGAGGCCAGGTATGTATGATGTTATGAGCAATGTTGCAATCAGTTTCTTGTGCAAGAGAGGGTTTCATGAGTCTGCATTTGAAGTGTATGCAGTGATGAGGAGGGAAGGGTCGGTTGCAACGAGAAAAACTTATTATTCAATTTTAGAAGGTCTAATTAATGATGGAAAAGAGTGGCTAACTCTGCCTCTTTTAAACATCTTTCTAAAAGAATATGGACTAGTTGAACCTAAAGTAAGCCAGATTCTTGCTTACCACATGTGCCTGAAGGATGTCAATGATGCTTTCTGCTTTTTAGAAAAGATCAAGGACAGACCTACAGCCATTACCTTGCCTATTTCTCTTTTCAAGACACTTATGAAGAAGGGTAAAGTTTTGGTTGCATATCAGCTTTTCATGGAGGCTGAAGATAGTGTACCCGTTCTGGATGCATTTGATTATTCGCACATGGTTGATGGCCTTTGCAAGGGAGGATATATCAGTGAGGCACTAGATCTCTGTGGTTTTGCTAAATCTAAGGGAATCACCCTGAATATTATTGCTTATAATTCAGTTATAAATGGATTGTGCCACCAAGGTCATCTTGTTGATGCATTTCGGCTATTTGATTCATTAGAGAGAATTAATTTGGTACCCTCAGAAATCACTTATGCTACATTGATTGATTCCCTACGTAGAGAGGGGTTTCTGCTTGATGCAAAGCAATTATTTGAAAGCATGGTCCTCAAGGGGTTTAAACCGAATACACATGTATATAACTCTATTATTGATGGTTTTTGCAAAATTGGACATATGGAGGATGCCTTGAAACTTCTTTGTGAATTGGACATGAAATCTCTTAGGCCTGATGAATTCACTGTTACTATTGTCATCAATGGCTTTTGCCAAAAGGGTGATATGGAAGGGGCTCTAAATTTCTTCACTGAGTTCAAAAGAAATGGTACATCACCTGATTTTTTGGGTTTCttaaatttgataagaggtttATGTTCCAAGGGAAGGATGGAAGAAGCCAGAAGTATCTTGAGAGAAATGCTTCAGTCTCAGTCTGTCCTGGAGCTAATAAATAGAGTTGATGTTGAGCTGGAAACAGAGTCATTGGAAAGCTTGCTTGTTTCACTGTGCGAGCAAGGAAGTATCCAAGAAGCAGTGACTGTCCTTAATGAAATCGCGTCCATGTTTTTCCCTGTTCGGAGTTCATCTATTGATTGCCATCAATCTCATAAACTACAGAAGCATTGTGACAGCGAGGATCCTAAAACAGTTACTTCAAAATCTGTAACTTCCATCAATGCAGATTCGGGTATTCAGTTTTCTGGTCTGAAGAAAGTAGAGAAGGTGGCAAAAACTTGTGATGTTATAGGGAGTAGGTCTCAGTTTCATGACTTTGATTATTACTATAAGCAAATTGCTTCACTGTGTTCGATAGGGGAGCTACAAAAGGCTAGTGAATTAGTAAAGGAAATAGTTTCTAATTTGGGCAAGAGTTGA